ttaaatacatattaggAAATGATGAAGAAATTGAGGAAATACACCCTTTTTGCTACTGCTAATAGCGTACgcaataactatttttaagaaaaatcttaTCACTTTTAAATGATCAGAaccaaatcaaattttaatgggttttgaataaagaaagagtcatttaaataagttcACACAGTCGAAACCAATGAGATAAGAAAgcgaaaaacaaaaacagttgATTCAtgcctcctccttttttgaagtcggttaaaaagagAACTGATCATGCAAGAAAAGCCCCATAGatcttatttctttataaagttaataattttttacatacacagtttatataaagtggtaaattattgtatattatacaattggAGTGGTATCGAATCCGCCAGTTGCGTAAAGTGCCTGTCCCAAGAGGTCATGGTACAAGTTACAAACTAGATGTCTAGATATAGTCTAGACTAGAAATAACGGTAtgtgtagtttatttataaattactttaaaacatGATCTTTGAACGAGGTCTCAACCACATGAATCGTCGTGAAATGCCACAAaatttcgtaaataaattgtaatataatttattgatattttataatttaattgcatcgaacaaagtattatttattgcaatttgaAAACTAtagtgtgtgtatgtatgttagaacatattacataaatgaCTTGAAGAATTGTAAGATAATGTTTTAACTACTAAAAGGTTTCTCAagataaaatcaatacaataaaagctTATATCTTGTTCCAATAACTAATTGTAACGTTTATAAACTTACTTAACAAGTCGATTGCAAGTGACCGAGCTGTGGATGAAACTTCCTCACTCTCCTTTctaatgattttgttttttaattcaacttttatccatactaatgttatagaggtgaagagtttgttgGGTTGAACgagctaatctcaagaactactgacccgatttgaaaaattctttcagtgttagatagcctcTTTATCGAggttataggttatatatgtactacgggggAAGTCGggtcggaccgctagtaattaatgtacctcaaatatatcttttttattgtaagcCAAATTTCCTCCCGCAGCTTCGTTATCAGaatgaaagaagaaagaaataaattaattgtcaatacaaaaaacaaacaccgTATGTGCGGTGAACAGAAAACAAAAAGATTTGCTTCTGATCAGGGGGAAAAAATTACAGTTCTGGGGTTTTACCCGCATAGGTTTCCTAAGATTTTCGGAAAAACTTCTCTTTTtcctgtttccttttcttgatgaaattatagtttttaataggTATAAAACACacttatatatcattttgCCATAATGTTGTTTGCTTATTATTATGggttgtattaaattatttgtataatacatttatatctatttttctattacgAAATTTAGCTTCTAAAAGAGATAATAGAATAagattaatgataaaaaatgaagTATACGGACACAAAAGACTAAAAAGGCTTTGTCATGGGGTGAAAGGCGAGCAAGGACTGGCCAATCGGGTGACCATGTTCACACAATAATagaggtatattttttatttttcatttttaaatgaaatattattttattgaagtacTAAGTATTGtatttgcttttgttttaaatctagTTCTGGGGCTTTATCCGCATAGTTCTCATTTCCGTAGAATTTTCTAGATAAAAACTTCCCTTCGTCCTGTCTCAGATATATCTTTGTATccaattttatccaaatctgTACAGTGGTATAGGCAGTAAGAAGAAATGAACAGCGAGTTActttagaattattaatatttgaaggGATAGTTGGGATAGCAGTGATTTTAACACAAACTGTGTCCAACAGGtactaataaactattttgtttttttttatccctcTACAATCCTAAGTCGGAGCACATGGTTAATCGAATGACCTTAGGAAatcgtatttgttattatttaaataaaaaaaatctttaaagatATGACATGCGATAAATATTATCAGTGAGGTTCATATTACAGACATAACCTCTAATAATATTCCCTGAGACAGGGTTAGGATATGTTTCTAAGGTTAGATCAAGGTCTAAGGACggatattatattacagtGCTAATTCCGGATGGTATATACATTACGTTATATACATAGGGGTCTATTTGACCTCctatgtaattatgtatttcaatgTACCGCTAACAAGGAATTTCCGAAAAGTCATAGATCCACaactttattcatattttaaatcattgtgTGTGTCTGTGCTTGTAAAAGTCACGTTATCACATACGACGATTAATTGACTCAGAAAGTTACAGAGATCTTtgactttgtttttaaatggtCAGAACTCGACCACATATAAGTGGAACAAGTGGTCATCAGAATCATACAAATCGGCTTATCCCTCACAAAGTTATAAGGTAACAAACcctaaaacacaattaaactgataacaaataatattataaaataatagcataATGATCGGAACAGAATTATAAACCATACAAAAAAACGTAATAACTAAATCAGTacatagtaaaattttaaagcattcaaatgctttgcttagaaaaaaattgattttcacCTCATGACcgaatttttacatttaaatttgggtcatttaatatgaaactgtaaatgtttttgttgccTCTTGTTTCAATGATATAGACACCCTACAGTATTGAAGGTTCGTGGCCAAGTTGGATAACTGGCGCTAGCTCGAGGCAAAATGTGCAATGCACTTGCAGTTTTTTGCCagttcttattaaaattaccaaaCTTTAAGATGAACTTTTAGATAATGAAGATGTTTATGATTGAATTTCAATATACCCGTAATGAAACTTTTGTAACTCGCTTTTTTAGACttttttaatgacatattGAATACTTAAATGAAAACACCCTACCCAAAGTCTTAAATACTTTCCTTGTCCCTTTTCCCTGCAGACAAAACGGGCATTTGCAGAAGAACTTTTGCAGAAACGGGTGATGTATGGGCTGTGGTGGCTTACCATCGATCCAGAGAGTTTCTGAATCAGAAACTAgctctaatataaaaaaatagcaaaattaaACTCTGTAAAATTCGAGCAATTTACGTTAATATTTGCTAACAGTCTCTACTGTTTTTGCTTCAATAAATACGTACAATTCTAACATATCGCCTTCAATTTACGGATGAACACTCATTCGATTGACCGTTGCAAAACGGGCcaattacaaaatgtatacTTTATCTGATTTAACGGTTTAAATTTACACCTATTCAAGTCGAATTACCCATTTTGCTATGTTAAACGGTGAAGCAATGACGTGTATTTatgaattgaatttgttttcatgCTCATTTTGCAACAAACAAGCGAAAAAAAATTGCTGGAATATAATTGCATTAGTAAGTCACgtagaatcataaaaaaaaaaaaattaaacagacaAATTTACTTCTAAACAATTGAGTTTCTATTTATTGGTAGCATAAGACTGAAGATATTATGACAATATTACGTTTACGTTGTTTCCTTATTtatggaaattaaatttttttttctaaactcCAGATaacaatgattaattataaccTAATAAAGGAACTATGCTTACACAATACAATCTTTGTTATGTACGATATTATATCACATGGAGCAAGATAAGTCCATGAGCGTTCCGGTGTCCGACTCTGTTCCGACTATTGTTTTAACGCGTAATGCACTTTCATTGTATTACTAGCACTTTAGAACAAAATTTCTGGACTGTAACTTAGttcttaacatttttttccttaaaagTTTTCCAGGCCTCCATTATGTTAATCTTTTGAAATTCTATTACAGGGTGAAGGCACATCGCGAGTAAGCAGAAGACCAACCACAACTGATAGAAGTTcaagtaatattaatagagCAGAAGATTATCAACCAACATTCCGACCGAGGGGTATAAGAAGAAGAGAAGAAAGTCCCGAACCAATAACTCCTCGATCAAGAAGTAGAAGTAGATTGCCAGAGAAAGAAAATGTAGTCGCTCAAATCGACGTTACTCAAGCTCAACAATCACGACCAAATGAGCAATTTGAATCAAGAAGATCGAATTCTCGAACAAGAACAAGGCCTACTGAAATCACAGCAACTTCTGAAAAGACATTAAGTCGTGAAAATGTTATTCGGGCCAGATCACGACAAAGTGGACGAAGAAATTCTCCCACTCCACTAAGCCAAACTCAAGCCACTGTTACTTTATCCTCGAGGTCAGTGGATACAAAACAGGACGCATCAAATGTCAAATTAGATGAAATATCTAAACCCATTCCAACTGCTGAAACTATTCCTGCTAATCAGTTTCGAAGGCGGAGTTCAACAGTAAGCACATTAGAAGAGACAAAACCTGCACGATCCCGAGGACGATATGATTCTAGAATAAATACAAGCTCACTTGATTTAGAAGTTTCTGGCACAACAAACACATTTACTGCTACAGCCAAGGAACAGTCTGTATTACGAGAAAATGATTTACGGAATTCAAGGAAGTTGAGGTACAAAACAAGAACATCAGAAACGGATACTAATTTAACTGGAGATGGAATAGTCGCGACGAATGAAGTCATAAAATCTAGTCAAAAAAATGACTTAACTAGTCAAAGAGAAACAAAATCACCTAGTTCATCGACTACTGAAAGAGTTTCTTCATCTACCGGTACTTTAAAATCAATGAAAGTTGTTAGACGGCCAATTTCTCGTGGTACTTCAACTAAATCAGTTGTTGTGAAAAATAAGTCTAAAGTTTCCGATGAGATAAGCGAGGATGACAATTATCCGGAGAGTTTTAAAGCTCTAATACAAGCTAAAAATGCGGTAAGTTTATACAGTTCCTACTGTGTAGGTCACAACTTCTTTTTATCTATAgacaatatttatgtgtttatttaaatgcaaaatcaAAACTAACACTCTTTATCAGGTAATACTAACACATGGTATAAAAGTATACTAAATTTTCATGAACCAATTCTTTTCACTTTCAGACACAACCAAACTCTCCGTCAAGCGAGAGTTTGTCAGTGAAAGCATCACAAGTTTCTAAAACTTACGCTTCACCCACACAATCCATCATCACGGGTCCTGGCACTGACAAAAATTCTCGGGTAATATACACAGAAAAGAAAAACTATTCTACATCGTacatatattacttaaaattcCATTGGATATCTGAGCTCTTGCTAATAAATCCAcccacattttttatattttttaattaccttcATTAACTGTCACGACCGTTACATCGATTGATTAATAGATACTTACATAAACTTACCGGTAGTCAGGCATGGAAGTAAAATAACAATGCATCAAAATCACTTTACCCAAACTGTGGAAAtaatcttcttttttattaattaatgaaattgacTTTTCAGCTTCGCAAAAAAGTGAAATTAGAAGAAAATTCAGATActgatcaaaataaaattggaacaATTGCAACAACAACAATATTAACAACTACAACAAGTACAACGAGTTCTACTACGACAACTTCTACTACCACAGAACAGTCAAAGTCTCGGTCTTCTGCTTACCGTCCACGTGGATCGTATTTAccgagaaataaaaaagtaaatagtaCTCCTTCTGACATCTCCAGTACATCAGCTAGTCCCAGCACAGAAAGACAATACAAATTTAGtcgaaaatttaaaagtgtaaCAAATGCGCCCAATACTGATGTAGTTCTGAAAACAAAACGAGTAGATAATTCTATAACAAAAAAGCCAGTAATCCGTTCATCATTATTTTCGAGAAAAAATGACCCACCGAACAATGCCACAGTAATACCATTAAATGAAAATCGTAAACGCGACCGCGTCCAATCagctaattattttaaagttagaaGAACATTACCAAGCACGTCATATTATTCAAGGCAAAGGAACAATATATCAAGTACCACAGAAACAAATACTGTAGTCGATACTGAGACTGCTATCGCTGATAAAAAGACCGAAAACTCAAATGATCTTCCTTTAATtttcacttatttaaataatccacCAAAATCTACAAACAAGCACAATGAAAGCGAGAAATTTTCACGTGAAAATAGTACTGAAAatgagataataaataaagcggAGGAaagtgaaaacaaaattattgtaaacacTGAAGTAACTACTCAAAAATATCATGCAAACTATAAGGGAGATACTGAACCTAATCAAAAATCGGTGACAAGCGCTACTCCAGCCATTAGAAATATTCAGACTAGAAAGTATGGACGTAAACCTATAAAAACAAGGGATCAAGCTTTGAATTCATCTCCagtgatttttaaaacaaaagaacgAAATGTACGAAAATATAGCGATACATTTTCCAAAACAACTGAGGCTCCAGGAAATAGCGTAAGTTAATtagttgaattattttttccaGAATAATTGAACGTGAACCATTAATTTGGAGGTGTGTACTGTGTACTAGCTTTACATCCAcatgtatgttttaattgttcaTCAGTTTATCCACTAATgacatattcatataaaaagaacATTACCATACATTTTAACTCGACAGCTACAACTCACATTTTTCAGATACAACCAGAACCCgaaaaacctaaaaataagtttagttCCAAATACAGAGCATCTTATTTAGATAAGCCATTTTACAAACCCACTGTTCCCACGGTCACTCCATCTACTGTAAGTAACATTTTCATgacatatttacaattattaatacagattaaactcatttattattaacatactgAATTAACATTTGAATCAAACCGACCAAATCCcctttatgaaatttatgagACATCATTTACTAACTGCATTTATCCTATCTAACAAAATTGCAATAATCATTATGGCATTACAAAGTTTTATGTACGTTGGAGAATATGATCAGTTTTATTTGCAACATAATGANNNNNNNNNNNNNNNNNNNNNNNNNNNNNNNNNNNNNNNNNNNNNNNNNNNNNNNNNNNNNNNNNNNNNNNNNNNNNNNNNNNNNNNNNNNNNNNNNNNNNNNNNNNNNNNNNNNNNNNNNNNNNNNNNNNNNNNNNNNNNNNNNNNNNNNNNNNNNNNNNNNNNNNNNNNNNNNNNNNNNNNNNNNNNNNNNNNNNNNNNNNNNNNNNNNNNNNNNNNNNNNNNNNNNNNNNNNNNNNNNNNNNNNNNNNNNNNNNNNNNNNNNNNNNNNNNNNNNNNNNNNNNNNNNNNNNNNNNNNNNNNNNNNNNNNNNNNNNNNNNNNNNNNNNNNNNNNNNNNNNNNNNNNNNNNNNNNNNNNNNNNNNNNNNNNNNNNNNNNNNNNNNNNNNNNNNNNNNNNNNNNNNNNNNNNNNNNNNNNNNNNNNNNNNNNNNNNNNNNNNNNNNNNNNNNNNNNNNNNNNNNNNNNNNNNNNNNNNNNNNNNNNNNNNNNNNNNNNNNNNNNNNNNNNNNNNNNNNNNNNNNNNNNNNNNNNNNNNNNNNNNNNNNNNNNNNNNNNNNNNNNNNNNNNNNNNNNNNNNNNNNNNNNNNNNNNNNNNNNNNNNNNNNNNNNNNNNNNNNNNNNNNNNNNNNNNNNNNNNNNNNNNNNNNNNNNNNNNNNNNNNNNNNNNNNNNNNNNNNNNNNNNNNNNNNNNNNNNNNNNNNNNNNNNNNNNNNNNNNNNNNNNNNNNNNNNNNNNNNNNNNNNNNNNNNNNNNNNNNNNNNNNNNNNNNNNNNNNNNNNNNNNNNNNNNNNNNNNNNNNNNNNNNNNNNNNNNNNNNNNNNNNNNNNNNNNNNNNNNNNNNNNNNNNNNNNNNNNNNNNNNNNNNNNNNNNNNNNNNNNNNNNNNNNNNNNNNNNNNNNNNNNNNNNNNNNNNNNNNNNNNNNNNNNNNNNNNNNNNNNNNNNNNNNNNNNNNNNNNNNNNNNNNNNNNNNNNNNNNNNNNNNNNNNNNNNNNNNNNNATTGCAATAATCATTATGGCATTACAAAGTTTTATGTACGTTGGAGAATATGATCAGTTTTATTTGCAACATAATGATCATTGcacaaatttttcaaaacctTACTATCACTGTTTAAAcaaagttgaaataaaaaaatatgtaacgaGAAGTTTCTTGTTGCTAAAGGCTGGGCTGAAATTCTTCGTGACTGATGAGTTTACAAAGTCCGTCGATGAGCCGATATTGTACGGGAATGAGTTCTCTGATGTCACAACAGAAATAATGTCAAGAATGAACGTCACATCATCAGCATTATCTCACGAATCATCCTTAGAACTGGTTAATGGAATCATTTAGACTTACCATCGCATCACTATTCACCTTTGCATTTCCCacttttgtataatatgttaattaagcTGTCATAAGgagacaattaaatttttcattgcatttaattaactttgatAGATTGTCtcctaattataatatatttagaataatttaattatatttatgaattgaactgtgtttaaataatcagattgctttaaaattatttaaacacagttttgtttacaaactaataaaaacatgtagaATATCATTACACTAACAAcatgaagaaattaaataaatttcattttaacattttgttttaatgttgtacattcattttatttatgtaatatacattaaataccaAAATTATCTTCAAATATCTTGTTTAGGTAGTCATTtacttaaaagtaataaagagGCTTTGGTCTATGCACATCTTTTCAGTATTCCAGGGTATCTTggtaatctttataaatatcttctttttattatcttgttctttatttctatactTATGGGTGAGAACACCTTTTATTTCAGGAACAGGGAGAAGAAATACAATTAGGGCCCGAATTGAATGCTATAGCTATAACTAAGACACGTCGGCCATTAACTTCGGCCGATTTGAGACTGTCTGAAAGCTTGACGAAACCTTTACAAGTATTAAATGTTGAAGCATCACAACATTCACCATCAGTAACAGTATCCATATTTGATGCTTTAGCTGAAATACTCACGTCAACGCCAAAACCTCGAATCTCTACAACGACCGAAGTTTTACCAAAACAAACTACCGATTCCAATGTAAAGCAAACACTTAATGGCGTGAGTAACAACGTTAATGTAAATAGTGGCACAGGCTTTGCAAGTAAGGAAACGGTAACATCAAAGGATAATTTGAACACAAATGCTATGTTTGTACAAACCACTGAAcagaataaacaaattgtgTTTAACAGTATGCCGGTTGGGGAAAATGTTACACCGTCACTAAAAGCAGAAGACGAAAAAACCATCTCTGTTACCCCACCCCAAACAACTTCCACTCCTCCTCCTACTACTCCTTTGTCTGCCCGTAAACCATTTGCTATCAGAGTTTTATATTCTGAAACTGAAACTCCAATTGACAGAATGACAACTGCTGCATCAACAACAAATGTGCTGTCTACTGACAAACCGACAATGGTATATAATAGCATATCTGAtcttttattatctaataacGGACTAGTTTCTTCTGGACTAACAAGCATGTTATCGAGTAACATTAGAAGCATTATTGAAGGTATGGACGAAGAAAGTAAATCTAGGCTATCTGTAGGTATGACTAATTTGTTAAACACGTTGAATCCTGACGCTTTTAGCAGGGTTCCGATAGTTGATGATAGTTCCCCTCCTAATACTACGCCTTACAGTTTGGAGGATATTAAAGACActgcaaatattaatataataaatgaaccaTCTGACGATACAAATAATGTCCTCCAAAGTGTAgacattgaaaaaattgtaaatagcaCGGAAATGCTTGATAATTCACAAATGGTCAATACTGAGTCTAGCGTGTctgtaaatacaatacaacCCACGGAAATTACCGAAACTACCGTATTTGCATCTGATACAGAGACATCAATTATTGATACTACCATAAGACAAGATTTACAGGTCTCTACTAGTACTATCAAAACTACAGAATTATTTATCTCTGAATCAGGTTCAAGTACAATTACTAACAATGATATTATCCCTGAAAACTCCACCGAGGACCCTGTTAACAATCTTAAATCAGTCCTATCTTCTACCAACTCTCCAAAAGAAGACGTTATTCCTATTGAATTAAACAGTTTGCGAGAAGATTCTCTAGATACTCAATTACAATCACCAGTTTCTTCAATTCAGTTGTCACTAAATGAATCAGATGAAGCTAATGATTTGCAAGATCCAGGACAAGTGTCACAACTACAATTGTGGGTATTGTCAAAAAAAGCTCGCGTTCTCAAAATGATTGAAGATCTATTACGTGAtcataacaatgaaattagTAATCCACCATTCAATAACCTCATTAATCGCAAAAACAGCTCAAGTGCCTTAATGTCTAGTCGCTTGACGGAGATAATGAATACCATGACCTTGACGACTGTTACTTCTGACActgataaaattgaaacaagTTCAACAACATTTCCTAACGATTTCCTTAATCCCACGACTAAATCCATTACCACATCCCCATCAACAGTTCCTTTAGAAACCACTACAACTAACAATGCATTTATAGCAACTACCCTAATCAATGACGATCcattaacaaatacaataaaaactgaTGAATCAACGTTAGAGACTGCTAGCAATGTTGCTGATGCGTTCACTAATGATATATCGATTATGAGTGCTACACTCTCAACTAGCCAAGATGAAACAACGACAGAGGCAGTTAAAGAGaaagaaaatgataatttagAAACTGTGCCTTCAAGCACTACGAGTGATTATGATTTAACAACTAAAATTGAAACGGAAACTACTACAATACTAAGAACAACAACTCTAGATGAGCCAGATAATACGACACCCTCAGGTATAGAAACTGCTACAACTACAGTtacaaatgatattaaatcaaatgacATAATAACAGTCAGCAATCAGCAAAACTTTGCTACACAATCAACCATTCcaaaaaaagattttgttatttttggaaTACTTCCTAATAATACAGTGGTACGTAAAGATCCTAACGATAACCCACTGGAAGCATTAACAGAAGCAAGTCCATATATCATTTACGGCGTACTAccaaataacacaataatacGCAAGTTTCCGAATGGAACTCGAGTGCCACAAATCATGCAAAAAATTGACGTACTACCAATCAGTCCATGGAGTCTAAAAAATCCATACAGCCCCATCCATAACATTCCGGCCATTGTCAGACCACAGTCTAACCCTATCCGAGTTTCCACTAATACTGTGATATCCAAAGACACTTCAAATAACGAAAAGGAAAACCGATTAACCATCGACACTGTAAATAACCTACAAGTAATGGTATTGATTTTATGTTGTTTAGCTTGAACGCTGTGCTTTGGGCTTCACTTTTTTCCTTTTGTATAGAACACATTCACGCGTAGATGGGGTAAGTTGGTGATGGTCTTGTAGTAAGCTGTATGCATGATCCTTGGGAAATAGTAAAGCTTTTAACAACATTGCGAggcataacatattatttcataattgcaGATACCCTCATCGGcacttaatataaaagatagcAGTTCATTGGGTATAACTACCTCCACACAGCCACCTGCTGAAAAAAGCACTGCCTCGCATGTTTTAAGTTTACGCACAACTACAATGCTACCTTCTGTTGATGAGATTCTGCTTAATAGTATATCTTTGGCCACTAAAGAGGAGATGGTCATATCTTCAATGACAAGTTCAACTCCTGAAACAAGAATATTAACACTGGATATCGATCCGgaggtataataataatttacatcaaATCATATTGACATCTTAATCATGCTTTGGtggattaatattttttttaattatattaattatgcatACTCACTAACgaggaaaattaaaaattacgaaaCTGCctttaacactttttttttatttaaaattaaacgtaaCGTGGTTAAAGGTAAGTGGTGAAGGAACtgcatatgtattatttatttgtttcctaTATTTCGTAATCGCGAGTAaaggataatattttttatgaatgcaTTACAGACTAAACAAATCCGAACTGAGAAACCTGATGATGCTAATGGAAACAcagtattcaaatttattccaATAGAAGACGTCACGGTAGCGTCTACACAAGAGTCTAATGTTTTGAAACTGGCTTCACCTAAAATTCCTAAATTAACTACAGTTAATAATCTTCAAACTACAACCATTTTGAGTACAACTGAAATTAATACACAAACACCACAATTACAAATGAATACAGAaagtaacaatgaaataactaCAACAGTACAAACTTCTGTAGGCACGCCATTTGAACTAAGTACTGAAACAGTCAGAGATGAGCCTCCTACGCCTGTATTTATGGATGAACCTCTTGTCACTACTGAAACCCAAGTAACAACATTGGCAGAAACGACACTCGTGTCTTCTGTTACATCGGATGCGCCGGCTACTGCCGAGTTAAGTAACTTTAACCCTACGCCGAGCAGCATTTTATCTGATGGAAGTACAACCGAGACTACAACTGTAACAACCGAAACATCATACATGCCTACGACATTACCAATATCAACATTCCGTGTGCCTACAGCAACCTCAGTAGCTAGTGCAACAAATATAGTGTATCAAATGCAAACTGAACGAAATCCAAAAAATATAGGTGGTTTTGAAAATGCTAAAATTTTGGAAAATCAGCAACAGGAGAACGCAAAACTTTTACAAGCACTTTTATTAGCCATGGGTCAAAAACCAGCTAGCAAAGTGAACTCTAATGCTATCACTAAAGTGCAAACAACAACCGTGCGGTCTATTGAAGAGGATATAAGGCAATTCGAAGAAGATACGAAATTGTTAAAAGCGTTACTGCAAGCTACTGGAAGAGATCCTACATCCCTAAATATACCTTCATTGGGTGATGtcaaatctatactaacaACAACGCCCGCCATTGCAACAACAACTTTTAAAACTTCAACAACTCCTATAACTACAACTCAATCAGTACCACCTACAACACAAGCATCAATAGTCAAATCAACAACATCCTCAATAaacaatgacataaaacaattacaagaAGATACCAAACTATTACAAGCGCTATTGCAAGCTACGAGTAATAGAAATGTCGATAATAATAAGCCTATAATTTCGGGTATAACATCAAATGTGAGAATTGCTTCTAATCCATTAACAACTTCAA
The sequence above is a segment of the Zerene cesonia ecotype Mississippi chromosome 17, Zerene_cesonia_1.1, whole genome shotgun sequence genome. Coding sequences within it:
- the LOC119833245 gene encoding mucin-5AC-like isoform X2; this translates as MRAGVWWGAIALTLLLVASNAIRTVQGEGTSRVSRRPTTTDRSSSNINRAEDYQPTFRPRGIRRREESPEPITPRSRSRSRLPEKENVVAQIDVTQAQQSRPNEQFESRRSNSRTRTRPTEITATSEKTLSRENVIRARSRQSGRRNSPTPLSQTQATVTLSSRSVDTKQDASNVKLDEISKPIPTAETIPANQFRRRSSTVSTLEETKPARSRGRYDSRINTSSLDLEVSGTTNTFTATAKEQSVLRENDLRNSRKLRYKTRTSETDTNLTGDGIVATNEVIKSSQKNDLTSQRETKSPSSSTTERVSSSTGTLKSMKVVRRPISRGTSTKSVVVKNKSKVSDEISEDDNYPESFKALIQAKNATQPNSPSSESLSVKASQVSKTYASPTQSIITGPGTDKNSRLRKKVKLEENSDTDQNKIGTIATTTILTTTTSTTSSTTTTSTTTEQSKSRSSAYRPRGSYLPRNKKVNSTPSDISSTSASPSTERQYKFSRKFKSVTNAPNTDVVLKTKRVDNSITKKPVIRSSLFSRKNDPPNNATVIPLNENRKRDRVQSANYFKVRRTLPSTSYYSRQRNNISSTTETNTVVDTETAIADKKTENSNDLPLIFTYLNNPPKSTNKHNESEKFSRENSTENEIINKAEESENKIIVNTEVTTQKYHANYKGDTEPNQKSVTSATPAIRNIQTRKYGRKPIKTRDQALNSSPVIFKTKERNVRKYSDTFSKTTEAPGNSIQPEPEKPKNKFSSKYRASYLDKPFYKPTVPTVTPSTEQGEEIQLGPELNAIAITKTRRPLTSADLRLSESLTKPLQVLNVEASQHSPSVTVSIFDALAEILTSTPKPRISTTTEVLPKQTTDSNVKQTLNGVSNNVNVNSGTGFASKETVTSKDNLNTNAMFVQTTEQNKQIVFNSMPVGENVTPSLKAEDEKTISVTPPQTTSTPPPTTPLSARKPFAIRVLYSETETPIDRMTTAASTTNVLSTDKPTMVYNSISDLLLSNNGLVSSGLTSMLSSNIRSIIEGMDEESKSRLSVGMTNLLNTLNPDAFSRVPIVDDSSPPNTTPYSLEDIKDTANINIINEPSDDTNNVLQSVDIEKIVNSTEMLDNSQMVNTESSVSVNTIQPTEITETTVFASDTETSIIDTTIRQDLQVSTSTIKTTELFISESGSSTITNNDIIPENSTEDPVNNLKSVLSSTNSPKEDVIPIELNSLREDSLDTQLQSPVSSIQLSLNESDEANDLQDPGQVSQLQLWVLSKKARVLKMIEDLLRDHNNEISNPPFNNLINRKNSSSALMSSRLTEIMNTMTLTTVTSDTDKIETSSTTFPNDFLNPTTKSITTSPSTVPLETTTTNNAFIATTLINDDPLTNTIKTDESTLETASNVADAFTNDISIMSATLSTSQDETTTEAVKEKENDNLETVPSSTTSDYDLTTKIETETTTILRTTTLDEPDNTTPSGIETATTTVTNDIKSNDIITVSNQQNFATQSTIPKKDFVIFGILPNNTVVRKDPNDNPLEALTEASPYIIYGVLPNNTIIRKFPNGTRVPQIMQKIDVLPISPWSLKNPYSPIHNIPAIVRPQSNPIRVSTNTVISKDTSNNEKENRLTIDTVNNLQVMIPSSALNIKDSSSLGITTSTQPPAEKSTASHVLSLRTTTMLPSVDEILLNSISLATKEEMVISSMTSSTPETRILTLDIDPETKQIRTEKPDDANGNTVFKFIPIEDVTVASTQESNVLKLASPKIPKLTTVNNLQTTTILSTTEINTQTPQLQMNTESNNEITTTVQTSVGTPFELSTETVRDEPPTPVFMDEPLVTTETQVTTLAETTLVSSVTSDAPATAELSNFNPTPSSILSDGSTTETTTVTTETSYMPTTLPISTFRVPTATSVASATNIVYQMQTERNPKNIGGFENAKILENQQQENAKLLQALLLAMGQKPASKVNSNAITKVQTTTVRSIEEDIRQFEEDTKLLKALLQATGRDPTSLNIPSLGDVKSILTTTPAIATTTFKTSTTPITTTQSVPPTTQASIVKSTTSSINNDIKQLQEDTKLLQALLQATSNRNVDNNKPIISGITSNVRIASNPLTTSMGSNPTTSFNVRPVYTTTRAPFTSTVKSQIVTVSTFQPTTEDIGISTTFQPINKIMSTTTPNSRITITTEIPSSSTYSDEEDLLFLQNLKSVLNTNNKNEDPETALANRVIALAVERSLNEIQQGKSVGTTEVMTTTTPKPTTTTRTTTTRITTTPRQNMLSIEDDIKQFEQDTKLLQALLKATGQDPSKFNIPTLPTVTTTVSVNNPPSVDDDLKLLSNLLASPSPLNEPFDPLTQRPAAIQSNKGIPPTTSIKPQNIKIAVKDDLKNEQDDAKLLQTLIKLQDAQETTTVRSKLAITGHDPDEALKKLIQKTQPAGMMSEATKSSISLSTEYGNSNDALLAALLKEQGFGPTTALLNQVVVTPKARRTTTPPPPPPAPRRPILDGLAWLWQQWRETGPGPGGSRPSRPASVRQPTPSQATSSRVNWFGSGPFVGNADEGPPANRIPLEPPSAVEQGPGRGQLVSAAINVTRAFSQFLGAAIQGAAQTVQSVFRAGQKAASDMYTNGSGGSG